A genomic region of Halomonas aestuarii contains the following coding sequences:
- the argC gene encoding N-acetyl-gamma-glutamyl-phosphate reductase translates to MIKVGIVGGTGYTGVELLRLLARHPDVEVEAITSRSEAGMAVSELYPNLRGHYDDLAFSEPDADRLSRCDAVFFATPHGVAHALAGELLERGTRVIDLSADFRLRDPDEWAQWYGQPHGAPALLDEAVYGLPEVNRERIRHARLIAVPGCYPTAVQLGLLPLLEAGLIDADQLIADCKSGVTGAGRGAKVPSLLAEASESMKAYGASGHRHLPEIRQGLGDAAGSPVGLTFVPHLTPMIRGIHATLYGRLTGDAGDLQALFERRFAAEPFVDVMPAGSHPETRSVKGANLCRLAVHRPGDGDTVVVLAVIDNLVKGASGQAVHNLNLMFGLDETAGLDAPAIMP, encoded by the coding sequence GTGATCAAGGTCGGAATCGTCGGCGGCACCGGATATACCGGCGTCGAACTGCTCAGGCTGCTGGCCCGTCACCCGGACGTGGAGGTGGAGGCCATCACCTCCCGCTCCGAGGCAGGCATGGCCGTCAGCGAGCTGTACCCCAACCTGCGCGGCCACTACGACGACCTGGCCTTCAGCGAACCCGATGCCGACCGGCTGTCGCGCTGTGACGCCGTCTTCTTCGCCACTCCCCACGGCGTGGCCCACGCCCTGGCCGGCGAACTGCTGGAGCGGGGCACCCGGGTCATCGACCTCTCGGCCGACTTCCGGCTGCGCGACCCCGATGAGTGGGCGCAGTGGTACGGACAGCCCCACGGGGCCCCCGCGCTGCTCGACGAGGCGGTCTACGGCCTGCCGGAGGTCAATCGCGAACGCATCCGCCACGCCCGGCTGATCGCGGTGCCCGGCTGCTATCCCACCGCCGTGCAACTCGGGCTGCTGCCGCTGCTGGAGGCGGGCCTGATCGATGCCGACCAGCTCATCGCCGACTGCAAGTCCGGCGTCACCGGCGCCGGGCGCGGTGCCAAGGTCCCCTCGCTGCTGGCGGAGGCCAGCGAGTCCATGAAGGCATATGGCGCCTCGGGCCACCGTCACCTGCCGGAGATCCGCCAGGGGCTCGGCGATGCCGCCGGATCTCCCGTGGGGTTGACCTTCGTGCCCCACCTGACGCCGATGATCCGCGGCATCCACGCCACCCTGTACGGACGGCTGACGGGGGATGCCGGCGACCTCCAGGCCCTCTTCGAGCGCCGCTTCGCCGCCGAGCCCTTCGTCGACGTGATGCCCGCGGGCAGCCACCCCGAGACGCGCAGCGTCAAGGGCGCGAACCTCTGCCGGCTGGCGGTGCACCGTCCCGGGGACGGCGACACCGTGGTCGTGCTCGCGGTGATCGACAACCTGGTCAAGGGGGCCTCGGGCCAGGCCGTGCACAACCTCAACCTGATGTTCGGCCTCGACGAGACCGCCGGCCTCGACGCCCCGGCCATCATGCCCTGA